The following proteins come from a genomic window of Malus sylvestris chromosome 4, drMalSylv7.2, whole genome shotgun sequence:
- the LOC126617782 gene encoding caffeic acid 3-O-methyltransferase-like, translated as MASLEEPKGLPDIPLDDEARKEEESYCHALQLVVSSVLSFSMQSAIELGVFDIIAKEGQNAKLSSSEIAAHIGTKTPDGPMMLDRLLAVLASNSVLDCTVVDGKLDKCFRRLYGLTPVSKHFVTNEDGVSLAPVLTLVQDEAFLKGWRQVKDAVIEGEIAFDRAHGMHHFQYPSVDHRFNEIFNKAMFNHSTLVMKRILKLYKGFEHVTQLVDVGGNLGGAINLITSKYPHIKGINFDLPHVIKHAYSYLGVENVGGDMFESIPNGDAIFLKNILHDWLDKDCIKLLKNCYNAIPDNGKVIVVEALLPIKPDSNLSVRTNGQLDLHMMTQSPGGMERSQEEFMALATAAGFSGIRYECFTANLWIMEFYK; from the exons ATGGCTTCTCTAGAGGAACCAAAAGGCCTTCCTGACATTCCTCTTGATGATGAAGcaaggaaagaagaagagagcTACTGCCATGCACTGCAGCTGGTGGTTTCTTCAGTGCTGTCCTTCTCCATGCAGTCAGCAATTGAGCTTGGCGTTTTTGACATCATAGCAAAAGAGGGTCAAAATGCCAAGCTCTCTTCATCTGAGATCGCAGCTCACATCGGAACCAAGACCCCTGACGGACCCATGATGCTAGATCGCCTTCTAGCTGTCCTGGCCAGCAACTCCGTGCTCGACTGCACAGTTGTTGACGGTAAACTTGACAAGTGTTTCCGGAGGCTCTACGGCCTTACCCCTGTGTCCAAGCACTTTGTGACTAATGAAGATGGTGTTTCCTTAGCCCCTGTGCTGACTTTGGTTCAAGACGAGGCCTTCTTAAAAGGCTG GCGTCAGGTGAAAGATGCAGTTATTGAAGGAGAAATTGCCTTTGACAGAGCTCATGGCATGCACCACTTTCAGTATCCAAGTGTCGACCATAGGTTTAATGAAATATTCAACAAGGCAATGTTCAACCATAGCACCCTAGTTATGAAGAGAATTCTCAAGCTCTACAAAGGTTTTGAGCACGTTACGCAGCTTGTTGATGTTGGTGGTAATTTGGGAGGGGCAATTAATCTAATCACTTCTAAATATCCACATATTAAGGGCATCAATTTTGACTTACCTCATGTTATAAAACATGCCTACTCTTATCTTG GTGTTGAAAATGTAGGAGGAGACATGTTTGAAAGTATTCCAAATGGGGATGCCATTTTTTTGAAG AACATACTTCATGACTGGTTGGATAAAGATTGCATAAAGTTATTGAAAAATTGTTACAATGCAATTCCAGACAATGGAAAAGTGATAGTGGTGGAGGCACTTCTCCCAATTAAGCCGGATTCTAACCTATCTGTGAGGACCAACGGCCAACTTGATCTGCATATGATGACACAAAGCCCGGGAGGGATGGAGAGGAGCCAAGAAGAATTCATGGCCTTAGCAACTGCTGCTGGATTTAGTGGCATCAGATATGAATGTTTCACTGCTAATCTTTGGATCATGGAATTCTACAAGTAG